The following coding sequences lie in one Alloacidobacterium dinghuense genomic window:
- a CDS encoding SDR family NAD(P)-dependent oxidoreductase encodes MRRLQGHTAIVTGAGSGIGQGIAKRFAAEGANIVINYIAPLEGAQSTLHMVEAAGSQGLIVKADVSKPNEIERLINQAWAGFGSVNILINNAGIGFEPAFLEAKEEDFYRVIDVNLKAPFFVTQAFARKLSAEKKPGRVVNISSIHEDIVLPGHTSYCASKGGLRMLMRNLAVELAALGITVNNIAPGAIDTPMSRPLLENKPRRDTLLTQLPLNRIGTTEDVAALALFLASDEASYVTGATYYIDGGLSAYYNE; translated from the coding sequence ATGCGCCGCTTACAGGGGCACACTGCGATCGTTACAGGAGCAGGCTCAGGCATAGGGCAGGGCATCGCGAAACGCTTTGCCGCAGAAGGCGCGAACATCGTAATCAACTACATTGCTCCCCTTGAGGGCGCGCAGAGCACATTGCATATGGTCGAGGCTGCTGGCTCTCAAGGCCTTATCGTGAAGGCCGATGTGTCGAAGCCGAACGAAATCGAGCGGCTGATCAACCAGGCATGGGCAGGATTCGGCTCAGTCAACATCCTCATCAACAATGCTGGCATCGGATTCGAGCCAGCATTTCTGGAAGCGAAAGAAGAAGATTTCTACCGCGTCATCGACGTAAACCTCAAAGCGCCCTTCTTCGTCACCCAGGCGTTCGCTCGCAAGCTGTCTGCCGAGAAAAAGCCTGGTCGCGTCGTCAATATCAGTTCCATCCATGAAGACATCGTCCTCCCCGGCCACACTTCGTACTGTGCCAGCAAAGGCGGCCTGCGCATGTTGATGCGCAATCTGGCCGTTGAACTGGCCGCGCTCGGAATCACCGTCAATAACATTGCTCCTGGAGCAATCGACACGCCGATGAGCAGGCCGCTTCTCGAAAACAAACCAAGACGCGATACTCTGCTCACGCAACTTCCCCTCAATCGCATCGGCACTACGGAGGACGTAGCCGCTCTTGCACTGTTCCTCGCTTCCGACGAAGCAAGCTACGTCACCGGAGCCACCTACTATATAGATGGCGGCCTCTCGGCCTACTACAACGAATAA